GAGCGCTTGCCTTTTTCTCGTTGGCACGTTCGAGCCCTGAGTGTGACTGGAACGGCGCATTTCTTCGATGCGTTCGATTCCTTGGCAATTGCGTTCTCGCTTCCCGTTCTGGTTGGTCTATGGAGTCTCACACCCTCCGAGATTGGCCTTCTGATTTCCGGCGGCTATCTGGGCCAACTGGCGGGGGCGTTCTTCTTCAGCTGGCTTGCGCAACGGTATGGCCGCCGACCGGCGCTGACTTGGACGATTTGGATCGTTTCAATTTTCAGTCTCGCGTGCGCGGTATCCTGGAATTACCTGTCGTTCTTGATTTTTAGGCTGGTACAAGGCACAGGGCTCGGCGGAGAAGTGCCGGTGGCGTCGACCTACATCAACGAAGTGTCGCAGGCGCGCATTCGCGGCCGAATGGTCGTCCTTTTACAAACCTGTTTCGCGTTGGGCATATTGATTTGCTCACTGATAGCGGTTTGGCTCGTTCCACATTTTGGTTGGCAGTCCATCTTTCTATTGGGAGCGGTGCCGGCGGTCCTGGCAATCTCCTTGCGCCGTATCCTTCCCGAGTCGCCGAGATGGTTGGCCGCGAACGGCCGCATGGCCGAGGCCGAGGCCAGTCTCGATCGGATCGAGACAACAGTTGCGTCGTCGTCCGGGCGCGAATTGCCGCCGATCGGGAAGATCGAAGTCGTTTCGGCGGAGCAGGCGACCGGCTGGTTGCAGCTCGTCTCAAGGGAATATGTGTCCCGAACCGTCTTTACGTCCATTGCAATGCTCTGTACGTCGCTCGCGGGATACGGACTCCTGTCCTGGATGCCGACAATCTACAAAACGGTCTATAAGTTGTCGGTTCAGCAGGCGCTGAACGTGAGCCTCGTGGGGTACTTTGCCGTTTTCCTGGGAGGCCTTACGTTGGCCCTTGTCGTCGATCGGATAGGCCGTCGCCCCAGTTTCGTCATCGGATTCGGAATGAGCGCGGTCACGCTCGTTGTTCTTTCCGTCGTCGCTCAAACTGCGTCGCTGGAAATTATCGTGACGCTCGTCTCAGTGGGACTATTCTTCATAACCTTTCTTCTGACGGGCGCGTATCTTTATGCGGCGGAGATATATCCAACCAGGATTCGCGCTCTGGGGACGGGTCTCGCGAGCGCGTGGTTCCGCATTGGCTCGATAGTGGGTCCGACCATCATCGGTCTCCTTTTGACCTTCGGGACGATCAGTACCGTTTTTCTGTTCTTTGCAGCGGCGGCGGGTATCGGTGCGGTAACCGTGCTGATCTCCTTCGTCGAAACCAAGGGCCAGGTCCTCGAAAAACTATCTCATTAGGGAGTTGAGGTTCGCGTGCGGCGCCAAGAAGATAGCGATTTCGTTGGAAAGACATATGTAGTGACCGGAGCGGCAAGCGGCTTGGGACGGGCATGCGCGCTTCGGCTCGCAGAAGCGGGAGCGCAGCTTGTCCTTGGTGACATCAGCGTCGACGGACTTAAGCGCGTGGGTGACGAGATCGAAAATGCCACCGCGGATCGGAGGCCCGTACGCACCCGGCTCGCGGATGTCACCGATCCTCGGCATTGCGACGCCCTAGCGGATCTCGCGGAATCCGAGTTCGGCGGATTGGATGGAGCCGTCTGCGCGGCCGGATTCAATAGAAATTCGTCCACCCTGGACATGGATCTGGATGAGTGGAACGCGGTCATTTCAGCAAATCTGACGGGATGCTATCTGACCTGTCGAGCAGTCATCCGGTCAATCCTGAGGATGAAGACGAATGGTTCGATCGTAACCTTCTCTTCTCGCTTGGGTTCAGCGGGCGCTCCTGGAAGCGCGCACTATTCTGCCGCGAAAGCCGGGATCGCGGCGCTGACAAAAACATTGGCTTTGGAAACGGCAACTTCGGGCATACGGATCAACTCCGTGGCACCCGGCATCGTATTGACGCCTAATGTAGAGGCCGTCGTAGGTGCCGCGGATCTGCAGGCCTATACAGCAAGTGTACCGATGAAACGGTTGGGGCAGCCCGATGAAGTAGCGACTGCGGTCGCCTTCCTGCTCAGCGATGCCAGCAGTTATTTGACCGGTCAAACCCTGCACATCAATGGCGGCCGATACATGCCGTAACGCGGGAGTATTGCGGCCTGCTGGCCGGAAACTCACACTCTGATCTGGGAAATCGCAATGGATACTTTGCTGCAAGGACTGAAGGTCATCGACCTTACTCGGCACGTTCCGGGGCCTTATGGAACGATGCTGTTGGCCGATCTCGGGGCCGATGTTGTCGTCGTAGGGGGGGCGGAAGCCCGCCGGTCGCCGAACTGTCGGGCGGAAAGAGATACGTCGCGCTCAATCTCAAGTCCGAGATGGGGCTCGATGCCTTCTACAAACTCGTCGCTTCGGCGGATGTCTGTATTGAGGGATTTCGTCCCGGCGTAGCGGACCGGCTGGGGATAGGCTACGAGAAACTCGCTGCGCTCAATTCGAAGATCATCTACTGCTCCCTCACGGGCTACGGACAAGCGGGACCGCTTTCCGCCGAAGCAGGCCATGACATAAATTATCTGGCTGTCTCCGGGGTGTTGGGCAGTATGGGGCCCGCCGATGGACCTCCAACCGTGCCTTTAAATCTCCTTGCCGATATGGCAGGCGGCGGCCTCCTTGCGGCATTCGCGATCCTGGCGGCACTGCACGCGCGCAATGCAACAGGCCTCGGCCGCTACGTTGATGTCGCGATGACGGACGGATGCTTCTCGTTCATGGGCATGCACCTCTCCGCATGGGGAA
This genomic interval from Bradyrhizobium sp. CB82 contains the following:
- a CDS encoding MFS transporter; its protein translation is MAKVADPKGVAEISARIERLPFSRWHVRALSVTGTAHFFDAFDSLAIAFSLPVLVGLWSLTPSEIGLLISGGYLGQLAGAFFFSWLAQRYGRRPALTWTIWIVSIFSLACAVSWNYLSFLIFRLVQGTGLGGEVPVASTYINEVSQARIRGRMVVLLQTCFALGILICSLIAVWLVPHFGWQSIFLLGAVPAVLAISLRRILPESPRWLAANGRMAEAEASLDRIETTVASSSGRELPPIGKIEVVSAEQATGWLQLVSREYVSRTVFTSIAMLCTSLAGYGLLSWMPTIYKTVYKLSVQQALNVSLVGYFAVFLGGLTLALVVDRIGRRPSFVIGFGMSAVTLVVLSVVAQTASLEIIVTLVSVGLFFITFLLTGAYLYAAEIYPTRIRALGTGLASAWFRIGSIVGPTIIGLLLTFGTISTVFLFFAAAAGIGAVTVLISFVETKGQVLEKLSH
- a CDS encoding SDR family NAD(P)-dependent oxidoreductase translates to MRRQEDSDFVGKTYVVTGAASGLGRACALRLAEAGAQLVLGDISVDGLKRVGDEIENATADRRPVRTRLADVTDPRHCDALADLAESEFGGLDGAVCAAGFNRNSSTLDMDLDEWNAVISANLTGCYLTCRAVIRSILRMKTNGSIVTFSSRLGSAGAPGSAHYSAAKAGIAALTKTLALETATSGIRINSVAPGIVLTPNVEAVVGAADLQAYTASVPMKRLGQPDEVATAVAFLLSDASSYLTGQTLHINGGRYMP